In one Mustela lutreola isolate mMusLut2 chromosome 8, mMusLut2.pri, whole genome shotgun sequence genomic region, the following are encoded:
- the LOC131839727 gene encoding olfactory receptor 6C4-like, with protein sequence MKNQTFLTEFILLGLTDIPEIKPIIFIFLLLTYIFSIIGNLTIITLTLLDSHLQTPMYFFLRNFSFLEISFTTTFTPRLLFSITTGNKTISFAGCFTQYFFAIFFGATEFYLLAAMSYDRYVAICKPLHYLTIMSSKVCIQLVLCSWLAGFLIIISPIILTSQLDFCASNMLNHYYCDYGPLLEISCSDTRFLELLDFILAVVTLMVTLVLVIFSYTNIIWTVLRIPSAQQRKKAFSTCSSHMIVISLSYGSCIFMYIKSSAREGIAFNKGVAVLNTSVAPLLNPFIYTLKNKQVKQAFKDVTRKIVHLNSF encoded by the coding sequence ATGAAAAACCAAACCTTCCTGACAGAATTCATTCTGTTGGGACTAACAGACATCCCAGAGATCAAACCTATAATCTTTATATTTCTCCTCCTCACCTACATATTCAGCATCATTGGAAACCTGACAATCATCACCCTTACACTACTGGACTCCCACCTCCAGACtcccatgtatttcttcctccGGAATTTCTCCTTCTTAGAAATTTCCTTCACAACCACTTTCACTCCCAGGCTGCTGTTCAGCATCACAACTGGCAACAAGACCATCAGCTTTGCTGGCTGTTTCACTCAGTATTTCTTTGCCATCTTCTTCGGAGCCACGGAGTTTTACCTTCTGGCTGCCAtgtcctatgaccgctatgtggccatctgcaaacccTTGCATTACTTGACCATCATGAGCAGCAAGGTCTGCATCCAGCTGGTTCTCTGCTCTTGGTTGGCTGGATTTCTAATCATCATATCCCCAATCATCCTCACCAGTCAGCTGGATTTCTGTGCCTCCAACATGCTGAATCATTACTATTGTGACTATGGACCCCTCCTAGAAATATCTTGCTCAGACACAAGATTCTTGGAGCTGCTTGACTTTATCTTAGCAGTTGTCACCTTGATGGTCACCCTGGTACTGGTGATTTTCTCCTATACAAACATCATCTGGACCGTCCTCAGGATcccttctgctcagcaaaggaaaaaggCCTTTTCCACCTGTTCTTCCCACATGATTGTCATCTCCCTCTCTTATGGCAGCTGCATCTTCATGTATATAAAGTCCTCAGCAAGAGAAGGAATTGCCTTCAATAAGGGAGTAGCTGTGCTCAATACCTCAGTTGCCCCTTTATTGAACCCATTCATTTACACTCTAAAgaacaaacaagtaaaacaaGCTTTCAAGGATGTCACCAGGAAAATAGTGCATCTTAATTCATTTTAA
- the LOC131837835 gene encoding olfactory receptor 6C4-like has protein sequence MKNQTFLTEFILLGLTDIPEIKPIIFIFLLLTYIFSIIGNLTIITLTLLDSHLQTPMYFFLRNFSFLEISFTTTFTPRLLFSITTGNKTISFAGCFTQYFFAIFFGATEFYLLAAMSYDRYVAICKPLHYLTIMSSKVCIQLVLCSWLAGFLIIISPIILTSQLDFCASNMLNHYYCDYGPLLEISCSDTRFLELLDFILAVVTLVVTLVLVILSYTNIVWTVLRIPSAQQRKKAFSTCFSHMIVISLSYGSCIFMYIKPSAREGVAFNKGVAVLNNSVAPLLNPFIYTLRNKQVKQAFKDITRKIMSI, from the coding sequence ATGAAAAACCAAACCTTCCTGACAGAATTCATTCTGTTGGGACTAACAGACATCCCAGAGATCAAACCTATAATCTTTATATTTCTCCTCCTCACCTACATATTCAGCATCATTGGAAACCTGACAATCATCACCCTTACACTACTGGACTCCCACCTCCAGACtcccatgtatttcttcctccGGAATTTCTCCTTCTTAGAAATTTCCTTCACAACCACTTTCACTCCCAGGCTGCTGTTCAGCATCACAACTGGCAACAAGACCATCAGCTTTGCTGGCTGTTTCACTCAGTATTTCTTTGCCATCTTCTTCGGAGCCACGGAGTTTTACCTTCTGGCTGCCAtgtcctatgaccgctatgtggccatctgcaaacccTTGCATTACTTGACCATCATGAGCAGCAAGGTCTGCATCCAGCTGGTTCTCTGCTCTTGGTTGGCTGGATTTCTAATCATCATATCCCCAATCATCCTCACCAGTCAGCTGGATTTCTGTGCCTCCAACATGCTGAATCATTACTATTGTGACTATGGACCCCTCCTAGAAATATCTTGCTCAGACACAAGATTCCTGGAGCTGCTTGACTTTATCTTAGCAGTTGTCACCTTGGTGGTCACCCTGGTACTGGTGATTCTCTCCTATACAAACATCGTCTGGACCGTCCTCAGGATcccttctgctcagcaaaggaaaaaggCCTTTTCCACCTGTTTTTCCCACATGATTGTCATCTCCCTTTCTTATGGCAGCTGCATCTTCATGTACATAAAGCCCTCAGCAAGAGAAGGAGTTGCTTTCAATAAGGGAGTAGCTGTGCTCAATAACTCAGTTGCCCCTTTATTGAACCCATTCATTTACACTCTAAGgaacaaacaagtaaaacaaGCTTTCAAGGACATCACCAGGAAGATTATGAGCATTTAG